A window from Flavobacterium sp. 83 encodes these proteins:
- a CDS encoding PAS domain-containing sensor histidine kinase, translated as MQFSERRNTTRWIIIFASFLIISLILWNTYTFFQIFKNEERLKMNLWAKAQKTLINAGENTDVELPLQIFSNNTSIPIILTENDSIINTVNIDDAIVKNKTKANAFLHDLKNENDPIVIEYVPGKFQKLYYGNSALLNKLKYYPVALVLIIVLFGGLVYNFYRSTKMATQNKLWAGMAKETAHQIGTPLSSLIGWVELLKSENVDETTTFEIEKDIERLQTITDRFSKIGSEPKLENKDIVAETQQSYDYLQSRFSKQIEFSFKAPKFPIIVSLNPTLHSWTIENLVKNAIDAMKGRGKLALEIEQEGDYVKINIIDSGGGIQKKQFKTIFEPGFTTKKRGWGLGLSLTKRIVEEYHKGTIKVLNSEIGKGTTMQVSFKKAT; from the coding sequence ATGCAGTTTTCTGAAAGAAGAAATACAACCCGTTGGATCATTATTTTCGCTTCCTTTTTAATAATTTCATTGATTCTTTGGAACACTTATACGTTTTTTCAAATCTTTAAAAATGAAGAACGATTAAAAATGAACCTTTGGGCAAAGGCTCAAAAAACTCTTATTAACGCTGGCGAAAATACAGATGTTGAACTTCCTCTTCAGATTTTCAGTAATAATACCTCAATCCCCATAATATTGACGGAAAATGATAGCATCATAAATACGGTAAATATTGATGATGCAATTGTAAAAAATAAAACTAAGGCAAATGCATTTTTACACGATTTGAAAAACGAAAACGACCCGATTGTAATTGAATATGTCCCTGGAAAATTTCAAAAACTATATTACGGTAATTCCGCATTACTGAATAAACTAAAATACTATCCCGTTGCATTAGTACTAATCATAGTGCTTTTTGGCGGATTGGTTTACAACTTTTACAGAAGTACAAAAATGGCCACGCAAAACAAACTTTGGGCTGGAATGGCTAAAGAAACCGCACATCAAATAGGGACGCCACTTTCCTCCTTAATAGGCTGGGTTGAACTCCTGAAATCCGAAAATGTAGATGAAACTACTACTTTCGAAATTGAAAAAGACATTGAACGTTTACAAACCATAACAGATCGTTTCTCAAAAATTGGTTCTGAACCAAAATTAGAAAACAAAGATATTGTAGCAGAAACACAGCAATCTTATGATTATTTACAATCCCGATTTTCGAAACAAATTGAATTTTCCTTTAAAGCGCCTAAATTTCCAATAATAGTATCATTAAACCCTACTTTACACAGTTGGACAATAGAAAATCTGGTAAAAAATGCTATTGACGCTATGAAAGGACGCGGAAAACTAGCTTTAGAAATAGAACAAGAAGGTGACTATGTAAAAATAAACATTATCGATTCCGGAGGTGGGATTCAGAAAAAGCAATTCAAAACTATCTTTGAACCTGGCTTTACCACTAAAAAACGCGGTTGGGGTTTAGGACTTTCTTTAACCAAGCGAATTGTGGAAGAATACCACAAAGGAACCATAAAAGTGCTTAACTCCGAAATAGGAAAAGGGACTACTATGCAAGTTAGTTTTAAAAAAGCAACTTAA